The genomic interval TGCTGCTCGGCGGCGGGCCCGGATGGCTCGATTGCGTCAGCGCTTGGTGGGCGCCGACGGCGGACTGAAGCGCTTGTCGGAGATCTTCATCTCCGTGACGGGGCCGTACTTGCTCGCCAGTTCGCGGATGTCCGACGCCTTGCCGATGAGGACGAACGTGAGGTTCTCCGGCGCGGGCAGCGTGCGCTGGATGACGGTGGACACGTCACCGCGGGTGGCGCGGGTGACGGCGGCGGCGAAACCATCCACGTCGCTGGAGTCCAGGTTGTAGAAGGCCAGCTCCGACAGCTTGTTGGCCACCTGCCCACCCGTCTCGAGCGTGGGAGGGAACTGGCCCTGCACGAAGGCCTTGGCCGACGCCAGCATCGCGTCATCCATTCCAGACGTGCGGTAGCGGGAATAGACATCCAACGCCATGTCGATGGCCTTGCCCGTCGTCTCCGTCTGCGTGAAGGAGAACATCACGAACGAGCCGGGCTGGGTGTTCTGCGAGAAGCTCGCGCGAGCGCCATAGGTGAGGCCGGACTTCACGCGCAGCTCGGTGTTGAGCAGCGAGGTGAACCGTCCGCCCAGCACCGTGCGCACCAGCCCCGCCGTGACGCGGTCCGCGTCGTTCCGGGCGATGCCCGTGTTCCCGATGGAGAAGTACGTCTGGGTGGCGTCGGGCTTGTCCACCAGCAGGACGCGGCGGCCCTGGGTGACGGCGGTGGCGGGGACCTGCGGAGCGGGGCTCGACGCCTTGGCCCAGCCCTCCAGCGCGGCCGTCAGCTTCGCGCCGAGCTCCTTCGTGTCGAAGTCGCCCACGACGGACAGGATGAGCCGGTCTCCACCGAGCTGGCTCTTCGCGTACTCGAGCACGTCCTTGCGGCTGAGCGTGGGCAGCGAGGCCTCGGTGCCGCCCACGGGGGTGCCGTAGGGGTGGCCCGAGAACTGGAACGCCTCGAAGTAGGCGTTGATGAGGGCGCGCGGGTCTCCGTCCTTCGCGGCGATGATTTCGGAGGCCATGCGCTCGCGCGTCTTCTTCAGCTCGTCCTGGGCGAAGCGCGGGCGGATGAGCAGGTCCGACAGGAGCTCCACCATCAGCGCGCTGTCGCGGGACATGAACTGGCCGGTGATGGACAGCCGCTCCAGGGCCGCGTCCGCGGTGAGCGTGGCGCCCACGCCGTCCACGGCCTCGG from Myxococcus stipitatus carries:
- a CDS encoding pitrilysin family protein: MIAPLSWKTVVATVLLSSGPAMAESVATPPKPATAAPATQGVTLPKPTVLTLKNGAQLLLVERRDVPLISFSAWVRGGALADPAGKEGLAALTAELLQRGAGSRDARQFAEAVDGVGATLTADAALERLSITGQFMSRDSALMVELLSDLLIRPRFAQDELKKTRERMASEIIAAKDGDPRALINAYFEAFQFSGHPYGTPVGGTEASLPTLSRKDVLEYAKSQLGGDRLILSVVGDFDTKELGAKLTAALEGWAKASSPAPQVPATAVTQGRRVLLVDKPDATQTYFSIGNTGIARNDADRVTAGLVRTVLGGRFTSLLNTELRVKSGLTYGARASFSQNTQPGSFVMFSFTQTETTGKAIDMALDVYSRYRTSGMDDAMLASAKAFVQGQFPPTLETGGQVANKLSELAFYNLDSSDVDGFAAAVTRATRGDVSTVIQRTLPAPENLTFVLIGKASDIRELASKYGPVTEMKISDKRFSPPSAPTKR